One window of the Thermoleophilia bacterium genome contains the following:
- the purH gene encoding bifunctional phosphoribosylaminoimidazolecarboxamide formyltransferase/IMP cyclohydrolase yields MDNIDPTNGPIKVRRALISVSDKTGVTEFAAGLVRSGVEILSTGGTALALRDAGIEVIDVSDYTGQKEIMDGRVKTLHPKIYAGILARRSDPAHVAVLEAEEIPPIDLVCVNLYPFEATVAKEDVSPRDAIENIDIGGPTMIRAAAKNHEDVVVAVKPECYDAILAEMEETDGEVSASTRHWLANEAFAQTARYDSAISRWFSESYEAFPEHRVIAYEKQLDLSYGENPHQRAAFYSEVGLDSNVLTDLAKLHGRALSFNNVLDLDSARRLLADLAGPACVIVKHNNPCGVALGDSGLDAYERARDCDPMSAYGGVIAINQPVSVALAESLHKNFVEVLIAPSYQEGALEVLQQKEAIRIFTDEASPYPDSREKDIKRVRGGILVQDRDGEPEQREMMEVVTKAKPTEEAWVDLLFAWTVCRHVRSNAIILAKDGVTLGIGAGQMSRVDSTRLAIEKCRFAHGEEAADLLTGCAMASDAFFPFADGPAAAIEAGATSVIQPGGSKRDGEVIEACDESETAMVFTKHRHFRH; encoded by the coding sequence ATGGACAACATTGACCCGACCAACGGACCGATCAAGGTCCGGCGTGCATTGATTTCCGTCTCGGACAAGACCGGAGTCACCGAGTTCGCCGCCGGCCTGGTCCGTTCCGGAGTCGAGATCCTGTCGACCGGAGGCACCGCGCTCGCCCTGCGCGACGCCGGCATCGAAGTGATCGACGTCTCCGACTACACCGGCCAGAAGGAGATCATGGACGGACGGGTCAAGACCCTCCACCCGAAGATCTACGCCGGCATCCTCGCCCGCCGCTCGGACCCGGCCCACGTCGCGGTCCTCGAAGCCGAGGAGATCCCCCCGATCGACCTGGTCTGCGTCAACCTCTACCCCTTCGAAGCGACCGTCGCGAAGGAGGACGTGAGTCCCCGGGACGCGATCGAGAACATCGACATCGGCGGACCGACCATGATCCGCGCCGCCGCCAAGAACCACGAAGACGTCGTCGTAGCGGTCAAGCCGGAGTGCTATGACGCGATTCTCGCCGAGATGGAAGAGACCGATGGCGAGGTCTCGGCCTCGACCCGGCACTGGCTGGCCAACGAGGCCTTCGCCCAGACCGCGCGTTACGATTCGGCGATCTCCCGCTGGTTCTCCGAGTCGTACGAGGCCTTCCCCGAACACCGGGTCATCGCCTACGAGAAGCAGCTCGACCTTTCCTACGGCGAGAACCCGCATCAGCGGGCCGCCTTCTATTCCGAGGTCGGGCTCGACAGCAACGTACTGACCGATCTCGCCAAGCTCCACGGCCGCGCGCTCTCCTTCAACAACGTGCTCGACCTCGACTCGGCCCGCCGCCTGCTGGCCGACCTCGCTGGCCCGGCCTGCGTGATCGTCAAGCACAACAATCCCTGTGGTGTGGCCCTCGGCGACAGCGGCCTCGACGCCTACGAGCGGGCCCGCGACTGCGATCCGATGTCGGCTTACGGCGGCGTAATCGCCATCAACCAGCCGGTCAGCGTGGCGCTCGCCGAATCGCTTCACAAGAACTTCGTCGAGGTACTGATCGCACCCTCATACCAAGAGGGAGCGCTCGAGGTCCTTCAGCAGAAAGAAGCGATCCGGATCTTCACCGACGAGGCCTCGCCCTACCCGGACTCCCGCGAAAAGGACATCAAGCGGGTCCGCGGCGGCATCCTCGTCCAGGACCGTGACGGAGAGCCGGAACAGCGCGAGATGATGGAAGTCGTGACCAAGGCGAAGCCGACCGAGGAAGCCTGGGTCGACCTGCTCTTCGCCTGGACCGTCTGCCGCCACGTGCGCTCGAACGCGATCATCCTGGCCAAGGACGGGGTCACGCTCGGCATCGGCGCCGGCCAGATGAGCCGCGTCGACTCGACCCGGCTCGCGATCGAAAAATGCCGCTTCGCCCACGGTGAAGAGGCGGCCGACCTCCTGACCGGCTGCGCCATGGCCTCCGACGCCTTCTTCCCTTTCGCCGACGGCCCCGCCGCGGCGATCGAAGCCGGAGCGACTTCAGTCATCCAGCCGGGCGGCTCGAAGCGCGACGGCGAAGTAATCGAAGCCTGCGACGAATCGGAGACCGCCATGGTCTTCACAAAGCACAGGCATTTCCGCCACTAG